One window from the genome of Rhodohalobacter barkolensis encodes:
- a CDS encoding SusC/RagA family TonB-linked outer membrane protein → MIQKILQSLTSLLLLVAISGFAGLAHAQTGTLTGTVTDESTGETLVGATVMIVDLERGAPTDIEGMYMIDNIPTGTYEVRFSYVGYTTVTETIEISEGENVYDLEMSMDSAGLDEVVVTGYGNFSDRNFTGSVSQVSSESFENAPVSSINEALSGNIAGVNISPSTGTPGAVQQARIRGISSINASSAPLYVIDGVPVQSGSNAQSTATSSLDVLSSISANDIESVTVLKDASSTALYGARGSNGVIVIETKSGSSGDVQYSLSMQRGVNNRAVDGPGTLNANEWDQLFYDSAGNYLESLGAPSDRASVDALLFPSGWDGETSTDWGDVVRNDNAIQQEYQLAAQGGNDRTTFYTSASFFEQEGQAIGSGLERLSGKLNLTHQFDERLTFSNNFSGSFVEQDGILEGAGYFGSPVLAEYFMLPTDNAYNEDGSPNLGLSSNIFNPVYVQDTDIDRKRNIRVINNTNLDFEITDNLAFSSNLSLDYLLTEEKYYDNPFYGDGEDVRGAVDDINTRNFNYVWRNSLNYIYQANEQNLFDFRFISESQKNKNNFLEAYGEGIAAANLYNLNTTASPQFVGSSTTDWAVQSFIGLVNYRYDDKVIVDGSVRHEGNTRFGEDNRWGTFWSLGVGYILTEEDFFADIEGLDFLRVRTSYGQTGNASIGLNNYQTLVGFGGYNDQPNIQPTQFGNPNLTWEKANSFDVSVDFEAFEMLEGGVNFFRKDSYDLLFNVPLSRVSGHNSQVQNVGELYNQGFEFELSADIVRTQDFGWNLGGNLTLVENEITELPRDQNGDPIEITSATRYTAVEGYEVNAWYMREWAGVDPDNGDPLWYMDDGEGGRTTTNSYNQADTYYQGANAQPTTYGGINTRVDVKNFYVQANMSFALGYKVFDNWANYMRSDGNGGFNAAFGQYGTAADYWEEPGDIADNPRPVLFSTNQANAASSRFLYDGDHIRLKSLNIGYNIPTQLIEQVGLSSATLFFNGRNLWTYAFDDDLKWDPEQKADGFTDLNAQPMRSLTFGLKANF, encoded by the coding sequence ATGATTCAGAAGATACTTCAGTCATTAACGAGCCTGTTGCTGCTTGTTGCTATTTCCGGATTTGCCGGACTGGCACATGCACAGACAGGAACCCTTACGGGTACCGTTACTGACGAGTCTACAGGTGAAACGCTTGTAGGTGCAACCGTAATGATCGTGGATCTCGAGCGCGGAGCTCCAACGGATATTGAAGGAATGTATATGATCGACAACATTCCAACCGGTACCTACGAGGTGCGGTTTTCATACGTTGGTTATACTACTGTAACAGAAACCATTGAAATCTCAGAAGGCGAGAATGTCTATGATCTGGAAATGAGCATGGATTCAGCCGGACTGGATGAAGTTGTGGTAACAGGTTACGGAAATTTTTCTGACCGGAACTTTACAGGCTCTGTATCTCAGGTGAGTTCAGAATCATTTGAAAATGCACCTGTTTCATCCATTAATGAAGCATTAAGCGGAAATATTGCCGGTGTTAATATTTCACCTTCAACCGGTACCCCGGGTGCAGTACAGCAGGCGAGAATTCGAGGAATCAGTTCCATTAACGCCAGCTCAGCACCTTTGTATGTAATTGACGGTGTACCTGTTCAAAGTGGGAGTAATGCACAATCAACGGCTACAAGTTCACTGGATGTGCTATCAAGCATTAGTGCTAATGATATAGAGTCAGTGACCGTACTAAAAGATGCTTCTTCTACCGCTCTTTATGGAGCCAGAGGATCTAACGGTGTTATTGTTATTGAAACCAAAAGCGGTAGTTCCGGCGATGTTCAATACTCTCTCTCTATGCAGAGAGGTGTGAATAACCGTGCCGTAGACGGGCCGGGTACTTTGAATGCCAATGAATGGGATCAGTTGTTTTACGACTCAGCAGGAAATTACCTTGAGTCTTTAGGTGCTCCTTCCGATAGAGCATCAGTTGATGCACTTCTATTCCCAAGCGGTTGGGATGGTGAGACAAGTACGGATTGGGGTGATGTTGTTAGAAATGACAATGCCATACAGCAAGAGTACCAATTGGCTGCGCAAGGTGGTAATGACCGAACGACTTTTTATACCTCTGCCAGCTTTTTTGAACAGGAGGGTCAGGCTATTGGCTCCGGTTTGGAAAGACTATCCGGTAAGTTAAATCTAACGCATCAATTTGATGAACGGTTAACCTTCTCAAATAACTTCTCCGGTTCATTTGTTGAACAGGATGGAATTCTTGAAGGTGCCGGTTACTTTGGAAGCCCTGTATTGGCTGAATACTTCATGTTGCCGACTGATAACGCATACAATGAAGACGGTTCTCCAAATCTGGGTTTATCCTCGAATATTTTCAACCCTGTGTATGTTCAGGATACAGATATCGATAGAAAACGTAATATTCGCGTGATCAACAATACCAATCTGGATTTTGAGATCACCGATAATCTGGCATTCTCATCAAACCTCTCTCTGGATTATCTGTTAACGGAAGAGAAATATTATGATAATCCGTTCTACGGAGACGGTGAAGATGTAAGAGGTGCGGTTGATGACATCAACACCCGTAACTTCAACTATGTTTGGAGAAACAGTCTGAATTATATTTATCAGGCAAATGAGCAAAATCTCTTTGATTTCCGATTCATTTCTGAAAGCCAGAAGAACAAGAATAACTTTCTGGAAGCCTATGGTGAAGGGATTGCTGCTGCAAATCTATACAACCTGAATACAACGGCATCTCCCCAGTTTGTAGGATCCAGCACAACCGACTGGGCTGTACAGTCGTTCATCGGTTTGGTAAACTACCGATATGACGATAAGGTGATTGTTGACGGTAGTGTTCGTCACGAAGGAAATACCCGTTTTGGTGAAGATAACCGATGGGGTACATTCTGGTCATTAGGTGTAGGATACATCCTTACGGAAGAGGATTTCTTCGCAGATATTGAGGGGCTCGATTTTCTAAGAGTTCGAACCTCATACGGTCAGACAGGTAATGCAAGTATTGGTTTAAATAACTACCAGACACTGGTAGGATTTGGCGGATATAACGATCAGCCGAATATTCAGCCAACTCAGTTTGGTAATCCTAACCTGACATGGGAAAAAGCGAATTCGTTTGACGTATCCGTCGACTTTGAAGCATTTGAGATGCTGGAAGGTGGTGTAAACTTCTTTAGAAAAGATAGCTACGACCTTCTGTTTAATGTTCCACTCTCGCGCGTATCCGGCCATAATTCACAGGTCCAGAACGTTGGAGAACTTTACAATCAAGGATTTGAGTTTGAACTGAGTGCCGATATTGTCCGTACTCAGGATTTCGGATGGAATCTTGGCGGTAATTTAACTTTGGTGGAAAATGAGATTACAGAGTTACCCCGTGATCAAAACGGTGACCCAATCGAAATTACTTCCGCAACACGATACACAGCTGTTGAAGGCTATGAAGTGAATGCGTGGTACATGAGAGAATGGGCCGGCGTTGATCCCGATAACGGTGATCCGCTATGGTATATGGATGACGGCGAAGGTGGCCGCACAACTACCAATAGTTACAATCAGGCGGATACCTATTACCAGGGAGCCAATGCTCAGCCAACGACTTACGGTGGTATAAACACTCGCGTAGATGTGAAAAACTTCTATGTACAGGCCAATATGAGCTTTGCACTAGGATACAAAGTGTTTGATAACTGGGCTAATTATATGAGGTCAGACGGAAACGGCGGATTTAATGCTGCCTTTGGCCAATACGGAACAGCAGCTGACTACTGGGAAGAACCGGGTGACATTGCAGATAATCCACGTCCGGTACTTTTCTCAACAAATCAGGCAAATGCCGCGTCGTCACGATTTTTATATGACGGTGATCACATAAGGCTGAAGTCTCTGAATATTGGGTACAATATTCCAACTCAGCTTATTGAGCAAGTTGGTCTATCATCGGCTACACTCTTCTTTAACGGGAGAAATCTATGGACCTACGCCTTTGATGACGATCTGAAATGGGATCCGGAGCAGAAAGCAGACGGATTTACCGACTTGAATGCTCAGCCAATGAGATCATTGACCTTTGGATTAAAAGCAAATTTCTAA
- a CDS encoding Calx-beta domain-containing protein, with the protein MKVKLLIIALLPLLFASCDMNDLFDEGDTKKTYDGPAQVAFFPDEREVSDDDGSTSIEIQLIGEQRDSDLAVSFSTEGDAVAGTHYNVSTPSPITLEAGTSTVDIVIELIADSVPDGEEVQLILNLDGGDGVEVAENYKSSRIFIQD; encoded by the coding sequence ATGAAAGTAAAACTATTAATAATCGCACTTTTGCCGCTTCTATTCGCGAGTTGTGATATGAACGACTTGTTCGATGAAGGCGATACGAAAAAGACCTATGACGGACCGGCACAGGTCGCTTTCTTCCCCGATGAAAGGGAAGTGAGTGACGATGACGGTTCAACGTCTATTGAGATCCAATTAATTGGAGAACAACGTGACAGCGACTTAGCAGTCTCTTTCAGTACTGAAGGTGATGCGGTGGCAGGTACACATTACAATGTGTCTACACCATCACCCATTACTTTAGAGGCCGGAACCAGCACGGTTGATATCGTCATTGAATTGATTGCCGACAGTGTACCTGACGGAGAAGAAGTTCAATTGATTCTCAATCTTGATGGTGGAGATGGCGTTGAAGTTGCTGAAAACTACAAGTCATCCAGAATCTTTATTCAGGATTGA